A genome region from Cucurbita pepo subsp. pepo cultivar mu-cu-16 chromosome LG02, ASM280686v2, whole genome shotgun sequence includes the following:
- the LOC111789277 gene encoding pentatricopeptide repeat-containing protein At3g59040, whose amino-acid sequence MPQALILKPVISVPLPNWSKSQARRHSISSNVNIRGRLVVTCMGMLTPRKFLQKRKKLEVFKDAADEAEQKNWRKLMNEIEETGSAVSVLKSGRIKNEAIQKDLVLGTLVRFKQLKKWNIVSEILEWLRTQSWWNFSEMDYLMLITAYGKLGEFNRAEKVLNLMNKKGYAPNVISHTALMEAYGRGGRYNNAEAIFRRMQSGGPEPSALTYQIMLKTFVEGCKFKEAEELFDSLLNKEGQVLKPDQKMFHMMIYMFKKAGNYEKARKLFSEMAARGVPQSTITYNSLMSFETNYKEVSRIYDQMQRAGLQPDVVSYALLIGAYGKARREEEALAVFEEMLDAGVRPTRKAYNILLDAFAISGMVEQAKIVFKSMRRDRCSPDICSYTTMLSAYVNASDMEGAEIFFRQLKQDGFRPNVVTYGTLIKGYAKINNLDKMLKKYEEMKLNGIRVNQMILTTIMDAFGKNKDFGSAVIWFKEIESCGVRPDQKAKNILLSLANTAEELDEANQLVGYPNQSSDAERAGKFSRSMEDEDEDEDEEDDELDYADDVIHHNNQRDEKIILNGIHQQNLEGLCAKIC is encoded by the exons ATGCCTCAAGCGCTGATTCTGAAGCCAGTTATATCAGTTCCTCTTCCCAATTGGAG tAAATCGCAAGCACGCAGACATTCTATTAGTTCGAATGTTAATATACGTGGAAGATTGGTGGTTACCTGTATGGGTATGTTGACACCAAGGAAGTTCTTacagaaaaggaagaagttgGAAGTATTTAAGGATGCAGCGGACGAGGCAGAGCAGAAGAATTGGAGGAAACTGATGAATGAAATAGAGGAGACAGGCTCTGCTGTTTCTGTGCTGAAAAGTGGAAGGATAAAAAATGAGGCTATTCAGAAGGATTTAGTGTTGGGCACCTTGGTTAGATTTAAACAGCTAAAGAAATGGAACATTGTCAGTGAG ATTCTCGAATGGCTCCGGACCCAGAGCTGGTGGAACTTTAGTGAAATGGATTATTTGATGCTTATTACAGCTTATGGAAAGCTAGGGGAGTTCAATCGTGCAGAAAAAGTTTTAAACTTGATGAATAAGAAGGGTTATGCACCAAACGTGATCTCTCATACTGCTCTTATGGAAGCATATGGAAGAGGTGGCAGGTATAATAATGCTGAAGCAATCTTTAGAAGGATGCAATCCGGTGGTCCTGAACCTTCTGCATTGACATATCAAATTATGCTAAAAACTTTTGTTGAG GGATGTAAATTCAAGGAAGCTGAAGAACTCTTTGACTCCCTCTTGAACAAGGAAGGGCAAGTATTGAAGCCAGACCAAAAGATGTTCCACATGATGATTTATATGTTCAAGAAGGCTGGGAATTACGAAAAGGCTCGTAAATTATTTTCTGAAATGGCAGCACGAGGAGTTCCACAATCTACAATTACTTATAATAGTTTGATGTCGTTTGAAACCAACTACAAGGAGGTCTCGAGGATTTATGATCAG ATGCAAAGAGCTGGACTCCAACCAGATGTTGTCAGCTATGCTTTACTCATTGGTGCATATGGTAAAGCtagaagagaggaagaagcaCTAGCAGTTTTTGAGGAAATGCTTGATGCTGGTGTCAG ACCAACTCGCAAAGCTTATAATATTTTGCTTGATGCATTTGCAATCTCTGGGATGGTCGAGCAAGCTAAGATTGTGTTCAAGAGTATGAGAAGAGACAG ATGCAGTCCAGATATATGCTCATATACAACCATGTTATCAGCTTATGTTAATGCATCCGACATGGAAGGAGCCGAAATTTTTTTCAGACAACTGAAACAGGACGGTTTTCGACCCAATGTCGTTACTTATGGTACATTGATCAAAGGGTAtgctaaaataaataatcttgACAAGATgcttaaaaaatatgaagaaatgaAGCTCAATGGAATAAGAGTGAATCAAATGATTTTGACAACGATCATGGATGCATTTGGAAAAAACAAGGATTTTGGCAGTGCTGTTATTTGGTTCAAGGAAATCGAATCGTGTGGCGTTCGACCTGATCAAAAAGCGAAAAATATCCTGTTATCTTTGGCGAACACAGCCGAAGAGCTCGATGAAGCTAATCAACTCGTAGGATATCCAAATCAAAGTAGCGATGCAGAAAGAGCAGGTAAGTTTTCTAGGTCTATGGAGGACGAGGACGAGGATGAGGACGAGGAAGACGATGAATTGGATTATGCTGATGATGTAATTCATCACAATAACCAAAGAGAtgagaaaattattttgaatggCATTCACCAACAAAACTTGGAGGGTTTATGTGCTAAGATCTGTTAA
- the LOC111785307 gene encoding protein NPG1-like: MASSVDEDGREPAMESGESEEGIVVREVCANGVSIKTTEVEAKLDEGNIQEAESSLREGLSLNSEEARALLGKLEYQRGNLEGALRVFDGIDLQAAIQRLQPCIAEKTPPKKGRSRSDSQPAVSQHAASLVLEAIYLKVKSLQKLGRVTEAADECTSVLDAIEKIFQQGIPDGQVDDRLQETVNQAVELLPELWKQAGCFQEAISAYRRALLNQWNLSNDSYARIQKGFAVFLLYSGVDAGPPSLAVQLEGSYVPKNNLEEAILLLMLLVKECFLGNTKWDPSVMEHLIFALSSCRQTSVLAKQFEEVMPGVYRRVDRWKYLALCYCAAGQNKVALNLLRKTLHKHEQPGDVAALLLAAKICSEDPYLAAEGVEYAQRAMDNCIGDEEHLKGVGLRMLGLCLGKQAKISSSDFERSRLQSEALKSLEAANGLERNNLDLMLELGVQYSEYRNLNAALQYAKKFIDGTGGSVLKGWQLLALVLSAQKRFPEAEVVTDAAMDETTKWERGPLLRLKAKLKISQSLHMDAIETYRYLLALVQAQKKSFGPLRIVPQVEDDKLNEFEVWNGLANLYSSLSHWKDAEICLGKAKELKEFSPELLHTEGLMHQGCEKIQEALAVYINALLLEPTYVPCKVLIGAIWSKAGPDALPIARGLLSDALRLDPTNGKAWLYLGVIHRDEGRMADAVDCFQAAAMLEESDPVESFSSIL, encoded by the exons ATGGCGTCAAGTGTTGATGAAGATGGTAGGGAGCCAGCCATGGAGTCTGGAGAATCTGAGGAAGGAATTGTTGTCCGGGAAGTCTGTGCAAATGGGGTCTCCATAAAAACAACAGAAGTAGAAGCAAAACTCGATGAAGGAAATATTCAAGAGGCAGAATCTTCATTACGGGAAGGGTTATCCCTCAATTCTGAG GAAGCCAGAGCCCTTCTTGGAAAGTTGGAATATCAGAGAGGTAATCTAGAAGGTGCACTACGTGTGTTCGATGGTATTGATCTCCAAGCAGCTATTCAACGATTACAGCCTTGTATTGCTGAGAAGACACCTCCAAAAAAAGGACGTTCGCGCTCTGATTCTCAGCCTGCAGTTTCACAGCATGCTGCAAGCCTGGTGCTTGAAgccatatatttaaaagtgaAGTCTCTTCAGAAGCTAGGGAGAGTAACTG AGGCTGCTGATGAGTGTACTAGTGTACTTGACGCCATAGAGAAGATATTCCAACAAGGAATTCCTGACGGGCAAGTGGATGATAGATTGCAAGAGACTGTCAATCAGGCTGTTGAACTCCTCCCTGAGCTGTGGAAGCAGGCTGGCTGTTTCCAGGAAGCAATATCTGCCTATAGGCGTGCTCTCTTAAACCAATGGAACCTCAGTAATGACAGCTATGCTAGGATCCAGAAAGGATTTGCTGTGTTTTTGCTTTACAGTGGAGTAGACGCTGGTCCTCCTAGTCTAGCTGTTCAACTTGAAGGTTCATATGTACCGAAAAATAATTTGGAAGAAGCAATTCTACTTTTGATGCTTCTTGTGAAGGAATGTTTCCTTGGTAATACAAAATGGGATCCATCCGTGATGGAGCACCTAATATTTGCTCTATCCTCATGCAGACAGACTTCTGTTTTAGCAAAACAATTTGAAGAGGTCATGCCTGGGGTATATCGCCGTGTAGATCGTTGGAAGTATTTAGCTCTTTGTTATTGTGCAGCAGGACAGAACAAAGTTGCCTTGAATCTTCTGAGAAAGACTCTACACAAACACGAGCAACCAGGCGATGTAGCAGCCTTATTACTGGCTGCCAAGATCTGTAGTGAGGATCCTTATCTAGCTGCTGAAGGTGTTGAATACGCCCAGCGGGCAATGGATAATTGTATAGGAGATGAAGAGCATTTAAAGGGTGTGGGTCTTCGCATGTTAGGTCTTTGCTTGGGAAAACAAGCCAAAATTTCTTCCTCTGACTTCGAGAGGTCCCGTCTTCAGTCAGAGGCATTGAAATCTCTTGAGGCTGCAAATGGTCTGGAGAGAAATAACTTAGATTTGATGCTTGAGTTAGGAGTACAGTATTCCGAATATCGGAATTTGAATGCTGCATTGCAATATGCAAAGAAGTTCATTGATGGAACCGGTGGCTCTGTCTTAAAAGGCTGGCAGTTGCTCGCTCTTGTTTTGTCTGCCCAAAAGAGATTTCCAGAGGCGGAAGTGGTCACTGACGCTGCAATGGATGAGACCACAAAATGGGAACGAGGACCACTTCTCAGACTCAAGGCAAAGCTGAAAATCTCTCAATCATTACATATGGATGCTATTGAAACATACCGTTATCTCCTTGCATTAGTTCAAGCACAAAAGAAATCCTTTGGACCGCTCAGAATCGTCCCTCAG GTTGAAGATGACaaattgaatgaatttgaagTTTGGAATGGTCTAGCCAATTTATACTCCAGCCTTTCACATTGGAAAGATGCAGAGATATGTCTAGGAAAAGCAAAAGAGCTGAAAGAGTTCTCCCCAGAATTACTACACACTGAAG GTCTAATGCACCAAGGATGTGAGAAAATACAGGAAGCCCTAGCTGTATACATTAACGCTCTTCTACTTGAACCAACTTACGTTCCTTGCAAGGTTTTGATTGGTGCTATTTGGTCGAAAGCAGGCCCGGATGCATTGCCTATAGCAAGAGGCTTACTTTCCGACGCATTGAGATTAGATCCGACCAACGGTAAGGCTTGGTTGTACTTGGGGGTGATCCATAGGGACGAAGGACGAATGGCTGATGCAGTAGACTGCTTCCAGGCAGCCGCCATGCTTGAAGAATCAGATCCTGTTGAAAGCTTCAGCAGTATTCTATAG
- the LOC111788590 gene encoding DEAD-box ATP-dependent RNA helicase 53, mitochondrial-like, which translates to MMSSVLLRRSAALAASRGRVSSTFLAPIANFLTSSVDVNGGVVPAAEFGRFSTTGVTERALGFGFQSMGFHSASGPLSFKSSLVSRAEFAVEDYDDASSSKSGDEGLEIGSLGIAPEIVSALAKKGITKLFPIQRAVLEPAMQGRDMIGRARTGTGKTLAFGIPILDKIIQFNAKHGRGRYPLALVLAPTRELARQVEKEFQEAAPNLDTICVYGGAPISGQMRQLDYGVDIAVGTPGRLIDLLNRGSLNLSEVQFVVLDEADQMLQVGFQEDVEKILERLPQKRQTMMFSATMPSWIRKLTQNYLTNPLTIDLVGDSDQKLADGISLFSIVSDMRGKASIIGPLITEHAKGGKCIVFTQTKRDADRLAYAMARNFRCEALHGDISQSQRERTLSGFRDGHFNVLVATDVAARGLDIPNVDLVIHFELPNNTEIFVHRSGRTGRAGKKGSAILIYSQDQSRAVRMIEREVGCRFNELPKISVESGAHVDMFSGGGQFSSFGGGGFRDRRMNDSGRFGGQRGPSFGRSAGYENSGFRRSGGRDSFGQGGRNSEPSSGGFSSFGSRSSGSAFGGSSSNNAGSFGSFGSGRSGGFGDFGSSSRSGGFGDFGGSGRSSGFGDRNSKNSGLFGDMDADQRTGKRQF; encoded by the exons ATGATGAGTTCAGTTCTTCTACGGAGATCCGCTGCCTTAGCGGCCTCCAGAGGTAGAGTTAGTTCTACCTTCTTAGCCCCAATCGCGAACTTTTTAACGTCTTCTGTGGATGTTAATGGCGGTGTTGTACCTGCTGCTGAGTTCGGACGTTTCTCCACTACTGGGGTGACGGAGAGAGCTTTGGGTTTTGGTTTTCAATCGATGGGATTTCACTCGGCTTCTGGGCCGTTGAGTTTTAAGTCGTCGTTGGTTTCCCGGGCGGAGTTTGCGGTGGAGGATTACGATGATGCTAGCAGCAGTAAAAGCGGTGATGAAGGACTCGAGATTGGCAGTCTTGGGATCGCGCCGGAGATTGTTTCTGCTTTGGCGAAAAAGGGTATAACGAAGCTCTTCCCTATTCAg AGAGCCGTGCTAGAACCAGCCATGCAAGGCCGTGACATGATTGGTCGTGCTAGAACTGGAACAGGAAAAACTCTTGCTTTTGGAATTCCCATCTTGGATAAAATCATCCAGTTCAATGCGAAACACGG AAGAGGAAGGTACCCGTTGGCCCTGGTTCTAGCTCCAACAAGGGAACTTGCTCGGCAGGTTGAAAAAGAGTTTCAAGAGGCTGCACCTAATTTGGACACAATATGTGTTTATGGAGGGGCACCAATTTCAGGCCAAATGAGGCAGCTTGACTATGGCGTTGACATAGCTGTTGGCACACCTGGTCGCTTGATTGATCTTCTCAATAGGGGTTCGCTTAATTTATCAGAAGTCCagtttgttgttcttgatGAAGCAGATCAGATGCTTCAAGTAGGCTTTCAAGaggatgttgagaagatcTTGGAGAGGTTGCCTCAGAAACGTCAGACTATGATGTTCTCTGCAACAATGCCATCTTGGATCAGAAAACTCACTCAAAATTACCTAACCAATCCATTAACTATTGATCTT GTTGGAGATTCTGATCAGAAATTGGCAGATGGAATTAGCCtattttcaattgtttcagATATGCGTGGAAAAGCATCAATAATTGGACCTCTGATAACA GAACATGCAAAAGGAGGAAAGTGTATTGTTTTCACTCAAACGAAACGTGATGCTGATAGATTAGCCTATGCAATGGCAAGGAATTTCAGATGTGAAGCTTTGCATGGAGATATTTCACAGTCTCAGAGAGAAAGAACTCTTTCTGGTTTTAGAGACGGACATTTCAACGTTTTAGTTGCAACTGATGTTGCAGCAAGGGGTCTTGATATACCCAATGTTGATCTT gtAATACATTTTGAGCTTCCAAACAACACAGAGATATTTGTCCATAGATCAGGACGTACAGGTCGTGCTGGCAAGAAAGGTAGTGCTATTCTTATTTACTCACAGGATCAGTCAAGGGCTGTCAGGATGATTGAGCGTGAAGTAGGCTGCAGATTTAATGAG CTTCCGAAGATCTCTGTTGAGAGTGGTGCTCATGTCGATATGTTCAGTGGTGGTGGTCAATTTAGTTCTTTTGGAGGAGGAGGATTCAGGGATCGTCGAATGAATGATTCAGGCCGTTTTGGTGGTCAAAGAGGTCCAAGTTTTGGTCGTTCGGCAGGTTATGAAAATTCAGGTTTTAGACGTTCTGGTGGCAGGGATTCTTTTGGGCAAGGGGGCAGAAATAGTGAACCTAGCTCCGGCGGTTTCAGTTCATTTGGGTCTCGTAGCTCTGGATCTGCATTTGGTGGATCTAGCTCGAACAATGCAGGATCTTTTGGTAGTTTTGGTTCTGGTCGTTCTGGTGGGTTTGGAGACTTCGGCAGTTCTAGTCGATCCGGTGGCTTCGGGGATTTCGGTGGTTCAGGTCGTAGTTCAGGATTTGGTGACAGAAATTCTAAAAACTCTGGCTTATTTGGTGACATGGATGCGGATCAGAGAACTGGGAAAAGACAGTTCTGA